The Methylomarinum vadi genome has a window encoding:
- the hisC gene encoding histidinol-phosphate transaminase: protein MSVNLATNVFRQEILNLSAYKVADAKNLIKLDAMENPYSWPELIIDQWLQAIKSCPINRYPDPEANDLAITLRRVNRIPQTSAMLLGNGSDEIIQILLMALPPDASIMAPEPSFVMYRQIARSLGLNYHGIALRADDFALDLPAMLAAIENHQPAVIFLAYPNNPTGNLFSADAIEQILSKTTGLVVIDEAYAPFTDASFIARLDQFPNLLVMRTVSKLGLAGLRLGFLAGAPELVEQLNKIRLPYNINSLTQITANFALNNIEFLNRQTETIRQQRGEVFNQLNQFEDIKAFPSEANFILFKSANIAADDLFQSLKNQGILIKNLSPQGGPLHQSLRVTIGTEQENKAFIEALAITLNSAN, encoded by the coding sequence AAAGTAGCCGACGCCAAAAATCTGATTAAACTCGACGCGATGGAAAACCCCTACAGCTGGCCCGAACTGATCATCGACCAATGGCTACAAGCAATCAAATCCTGTCCGATCAACCGCTATCCGGACCCCGAGGCCAATGACCTGGCCATCACGCTGAGGCGGGTGAACCGGATTCCACAAACGTCCGCCATGCTGCTGGGCAACGGCTCGGATGAAATCATCCAGATCCTATTGATGGCCCTGCCTCCCGACGCTTCGATCATGGCGCCGGAACCCAGTTTCGTCATGTACAGGCAAATTGCCCGCAGCCTGGGCTTGAACTACCACGGCATTGCCTTGCGCGCCGACGACTTCGCGTTGGACCTGCCCGCCATGCTAGCGGCCATCGAAAACCACCAGCCCGCAGTCATTTTTTTGGCTTACCCTAATAATCCGACCGGCAATTTGTTCTCCGCCGACGCTATCGAACAGATATTGTCCAAAACGACGGGATTGGTCGTCATCGATGAAGCCTACGCGCCGTTTACCGACGCCAGCTTTATCGCCCGGCTGGACCAGTTCCCCAATCTGCTGGTCATGCGCACAGTTTCGAAACTAGGGCTTGCGGGCCTGCGTCTGGGTTTTCTCGCCGGCGCCCCCGAACTGGTCGAGCAGCTGAACAAGATACGCCTGCCTTACAACATCAACAGCCTCACGCAAATCACGGCAAATTTTGCTCTTAACAATATTGAATTTCTCAACCGCCAAACCGAAACAATACGCCAACAACGCGGCGAAGTTTTTAACCAACTCAACCAATTCGAGGACATTAAAGCTTTTCCCAGCGAAGCCAACTTTATCTTATTTAAGTCGGCGAATATAGCTGCAGACGACCTCTTTCAATCCTTAAAAAATCAAGGCATCCTGATTAAAAACCTTTCGCCACAAGGCGGGCCGTTACACCAGTCCCTCAGAGTCACGATCGGCACGGAACAAGAAAACAAAGCCTTTATTGAAGCCTTAGCGATCACGTTAAACAGCGCCAACTAA
- the petA gene encoding ubiquinol-cytochrome c reductase iron-sulfur subunit, with amino-acid sequence MNYQGVDKSKRRFLTSALSVVGAVGTGYLAVPFLSQMQPSAKAMAAGAPVEVDLSKMEPGQLIRVAWRGKPVWILNRTTNVLATLATLDDELADPTSNESIQPESSKNAYRSIKPEIFVAIGLCTHLGCSPTFRPEVAPPDLGERWKGGFFCPCHGSWFDLAGRVYRGVPAPTNLEIPPYRYVTDQLIIIGEESEESKA; translated from the coding sequence ATGAACTATCAAGGCGTCGATAAATCAAAACGCCGGTTTCTGACCTCGGCCTTGTCCGTGGTCGGCGCGGTAGGTACTGGCTATCTCGCCGTACCCTTCCTTTCGCAAATGCAACCTAGCGCCAAAGCGATGGCGGCGGGAGCGCCAGTCGAGGTTGATCTCAGCAAAATGGAACCCGGACAACTGATCAGAGTCGCCTGGCGAGGCAAACCGGTTTGGATTCTCAACAGAACAACCAACGTGTTGGCAACTTTGGCGACGCTGGATGATGAACTGGCCGACCCGACTTCAAACGAATCCATTCAGCCCGAATCAAGCAAAAACGCTTACCGTTCGATCAAACCGGAAATATTCGTCGCCATCGGCCTGTGTACCCACTTGGGTTGTTCCCCGACTTTTCGTCCCGAAGTGGCCCCACCCGATCTCGGGGAACGTTGGAAGGGAGGCTTCTTCTGTCCTTGTCACGGTTCCTGGTTCGACCTGGCCGGGCGTGTTTATCGAGGTGTTCCGGCGCCAACTAACTTAGAAATCCCCCCCTATCGGTATGTTACCGATCAGCTTATTATCATCGGCGAAGAAAGCGAGGAGAGTAAAGCATGA
- a CDS encoding cytochrome b, with translation MKDKLNGSTAWVSDRFPLRKLWDEHMAHYYAPKNFNIWYFFGSLALFVLINQFITGILLTMNYKPDSDLAFDSVEYIMRDINWGWLVRYMHSTGASAFFIVVYLHMFRGLLYGSFKQPRELIWIFGMLIFVCLMAEAFMGYLLPWGQMSYWGAQVIISLFSAIPVIGDDLSLWIRGDYVVSDATLNRFFAFHVIAVPLVLLILVFLHIVALHEVGSNNPDGIEIKESKDPYGVPVDGIPFHPYYTVKDIVGAGVFMFFFATVIFYMPEMGGFFLEHANFIPADPLKTPEHIAPVWYFTPFYAILRAVPDKFAGVIAMGGAIVVLFLLPWLDRSKVKSIRYRGGIYKKALLLFVVSFIGLGYLGTQPATPTATTIARVLTAVYFGFFLLMPLYTRWEKSKPLPTRLTDQPSLEDRIPGWIETFDEMTISTPVTTADGKTTVKRRPNPSGIAQVLIRFAKKLKESLD, from the coding sequence ATGAAGGATAAACTAAACGGTTCGACAGCTTGGGTTTCCGATCGCTTTCCCTTACGGAAACTGTGGGATGAGCACATGGCGCATTACTACGCGCCTAAGAATTTTAATATCTGGTATTTTTTCGGCTCATTAGCCCTTTTCGTTTTGATCAACCAGTTCATCACCGGCATTTTGCTTACCATGAACTATAAGCCGGACTCCGATCTGGCATTCGATTCGGTCGAATATATCATGCGCGACATCAACTGGGGTTGGTTAGTGCGTTACATGCACTCAACCGGCGCGTCGGCCTTTTTCATCGTCGTATATCTGCATATGTTCAGGGGATTACTGTACGGCTCCTTCAAGCAACCGCGCGAGCTGATCTGGATTTTCGGCATGTTGATTTTCGTCTGCCTGATGGCCGAGGCCTTCATGGGCTACTTGCTGCCTTGGGGACAAATGTCCTATTGGGGAGCCCAGGTGATCATCTCGCTGTTCAGTGCCATACCTGTCATAGGAGACGATTTGTCGTTATGGATACGCGGCGACTACGTGGTTTCCGACGCCACGTTAAACCGCTTCTTCGCCTTCCACGTCATTGCCGTTCCATTAGTATTGCTGATTCTGGTTTTCCTGCATATCGTTGCTTTGCATGAAGTCGGCTCCAACAATCCCGACGGCATCGAAATCAAGGAATCCAAAGATCCCTATGGCGTACCGGTTGACGGCATCCCTTTCCACCCTTATTACACGGTAAAAGATATCGTCGGTGCTGGCGTTTTCATGTTCTTCTTCGCCACGGTCATTTTCTATATGCCGGAAATGGGCGGCTTTTTCCTGGAACACGCCAACTTTATTCCGGCCGACCCGTTGAAAACGCCGGAGCATATCGCACCGGTTTGGTATTTCACGCCTTTTTACGCTATCTTGCGAGCGGTGCCGGACAAATTCGCTGGCGTCATCGCGATGGGCGGCGCCATCGTCGTACTGTTCCTCCTGCCTTGGCTGGATCGCAGCAAGGTCAAGTCGATTCGTTACCGCGGCGGTATTTATAAAAAAGCCCTGCTGCTGTTCGTCGTCAGCTTTATTGGCCTCGGCTACCTCGGCACGCAACCGGCAACACCGACGGCGACCACCATTGCCCGTGTTCTGACGGCTGTTTATTTCGGCTTCTTCTTGTTAATGCCTTTGTACACTCGCTGGGAAAAAAGCAAACCATTGCCTACCCGCCTTACCGATCAACCTTCCTTGGAAGATCGCATTCCAGGCTGGATAGAAACCTTCGACGAGATGACAATCTCGACCCCCGTCACGACAGCGGACGGCAAAACAACCGTCAAAAGAAGGCCGAATCCGTCTGGCATTGCCCAGGTACTGATTCGATTTGCAAAAAAACTAAAAGAAAGCCTCGATTAA
- a CDS encoding cytochrome c1 yields MKKIFYTLLLLLPVSVFASGAGIELEEADIDLSDTASLERGAQHFVTYCLGCHSAKHIRYKRIALDLNIDEAKVLKDIAPLNANIYDKMNTAMNRHDATKWFGTYPPDLSLIARSRGADWLYSYLKGFYLDESKPLGVNNSVFKDVGMPNVLWQLQGEQTAVIKNIDGQEVVTKLTLAEPGELSPKEFDRFVNDLVNFLVYVGEPVQMERKAMGKYVLFFILMFTVVAYLLKREYWKDIH; encoded by the coding sequence ATGAAAAAGATCTTCTATACTCTGTTACTTTTACTACCTGTTAGCGTGTTTGCCAGTGGCGCCGGCATTGAACTGGAAGAGGCCGATATCGATCTTTCCGACACCGCCTCATTGGAACGCGGCGCTCAACATTTCGTCACCTATTGCCTCGGCTGCCATTCCGCCAAGCACATCCGCTACAAGCGTATTGCCCTGGACCTTAATATTGACGAAGCGAAAGTGCTGAAGGATATTGCACCGCTGAACGCCAATATTTATGACAAAATGAATACGGCGATGAACAGGCATGACGCGACCAAATGGTTCGGCACTTACCCCCCCGATCTGTCCTTGATCGCTCGTTCTCGCGGCGCGGATTGGCTGTATAGCTATCTGAAAGGTTTTTACCTGGATGAAAGTAAACCGCTCGGCGTTAATAACAGCGTCTTCAAAGATGTCGGTATGCCTAACGTATTATGGCAATTACAAGGCGAACAAACCGCCGTCATCAAGAATATCGACGGTCAGGAAGTCGTCACTAAGCTGACACTCGCCGAACCCGGTGAGTTGTCGCCAAAAGAGTTCGACCGTTTCGTCAACGACTTAGTTAACTTTTTGGTCTATGTCGGTGAACCGGTACAAATGGAAAGAAAAGCCATGGGCAAATATGTCCTGTTCTTCATCCTGATGTTCACCGTTGTCGCCTATTTATTGAAACGGGAATACTGGAAAGATATTCACTGA
- a CDS encoding glutathione S-transferase N-terminal domain-containing protein, with amino-acid sequence MTLFSSPTCAMSHCARLVLHEKGVTADIEYFDVNEPPEDLLELNPNGTSPTLIERDLVLYDSRIIMEYLDERFPHPPLHQMDPVSRASARMLIKRIDQDWYQLLDEILNSGEKKSARAKKMLRESLLAAAPAFEAHPYFMSEEYSLIDCAMAPLLWRLPSLGIDITGLGKGITAYANRLFSRKAFKESLSPEEKEMVALHK; translated from the coding sequence ATGACTCTTTTCTCCTCCCCTACCTGCGCTATGAGCCATTGCGCCCGGCTGGTTTTACACGAAAAAGGTGTAACCGCGGATATAGAATATTTTGACGTTAACGAACCGCCGGAAGACTTGTTGGAACTTAACCCGAACGGAACCTCCCCAACCTTGATAGAGCGCGACCTGGTCCTGTACGATTCCAGAATCATCATGGAATATTTGGATGAACGCTTTCCGCATCCGCCGCTACACCAAATGGACCCCGTTTCACGGGCTAGCGCTCGCATGTTGATCAAGCGTATCGACCAGGACTGGTATCAATTATTGGATGAAATCCTCAACTCGGGAGAGAAGAAATCGGCCCGCGCCAAGAAAATGTTACGCGAAAGCCTGTTAGCCGCAGCCCCGGCGTTCGAAGCGCATCCATACTTCATGAGTGAAGAATACTCGTTGATCGATTGCGCCATGGCGCCTCTATTATGGCGCTTACCTAGCCTGGGCATCGACATTACCGGTTTAGGTAAGGGAATTACGGCCTACGCTAACCGCTTATTTTCCAGAAAAGCCTTTAAGGAAAGCTTGAGCCCCGAGGAAAAAGAAATGGTTGCCCTACACAAATGA
- a CDS encoding ClpXP protease specificity-enhancing factor, which produces MTSLKPYLIRSIYEWIVDNSLTPHLLVNATDGGAILPEEFVEDGKIVLNIRPEAIQGLTLGNEVIEFNARFSGNPMHIVTPVSAVMAIYAKENGKGMIFDQDEPDDTPPSPSDKKSPGKPQLRVVK; this is translated from the coding sequence ATGACATCGTTAAAACCTTATCTGATTCGCTCAATTTACGAATGGATTGTCGATAACAGCCTGACTCCACACCTTCTGGTCAACGCCACCGACGGCGGCGCCATTTTACCGGAAGAATTCGTCGAGGACGGCAAGATCGTCTTGAATATCAGACCCGAAGCGATACAAGGCCTGACGCTAGGCAACGAAGTGATCGAGTTTAATGCCCGTTTTTCCGGCAATCCCATGCACATCGTCACTCCTGTTTCCGCGGTGATGGCTATTTACGCCAAAGAAAACGGCAAAGGGATGATCTTCGACCAAGACGAACCAGACGATACGCCTCCGAGCCCCAGCGATAAAAAATCCCCTGGGAAACCTCAACTACGGGTGGTGAAATAA
- a CDS encoding DUF1820 family protein: MSEKHIYKVVFMNREQVYEVYARSVYQGDMYGFVIIEDFLFGEKSSIVVDPSEDKLRTEFEGVTRSFIPMHEVIRIDQVKRRGIAKILSSGEASGGKGKVASLYGPDKKP; this comes from the coding sequence ATGTCAGAAAAACATATCTATAAAGTTGTTTTTATGAACAGGGAGCAGGTTTATGAAGTGTATGCCAGGAGCGTATATCAAGGCGATATGTATGGGTTTGTGATTATTGAGGATTTTTTGTTCGGCGAAAAGTCTTCGATTGTTGTCGACCCCTCCGAAGATAAATTACGCACTGAATTCGAGGGAGTGACTCGATCCTTCATACCAATGCATGAAGTGATTAGAATCGATCAGGTCAAGCGGCGCGGAATCGCGAAAATCCTGTCTAGCGGGGAGGCTTCGGGTGGGAAAGGCAAGGTAGCCTCATTGTATGGCCCGGATAAAAAACCATAA
- the cmoB gene encoding tRNA 5-methoxyuridine(34)/uridine 5-oxyacetic acid(34) synthase CmoB, whose product MDYQPLYQALREAGAEHWAEQLPDQVSHAFSSRAHGTLQEWRRLIEQIPQLSPSLRELVDSVQIGREGDITQEQRQLLEQQLKVLCPWRKGPYRLFGINLDTEWRSDWKWDRLKKGISPLSGRLVLDVGCGNGYHCWRMLGAGARMVVGIDPTLLSVLQFHAIRKLYGEAPVYVLPIGIEAVPEKCKIFDTVFSMGVLYHRRSPIDHLLDLKNCLRPGGELVLETLVIEGKKGETLVPQGRYANMRNVWFIPSCDTLAGWLLRCGFTNVRLLDVSKTTFEEQRSTEWMTFYSLRDFLDSENPTLTIEGYPAPIRAVFTASVA is encoded by the coding sequence ATGGACTATCAGCCCTTATATCAGGCTTTACGGGAAGCGGGCGCCGAACATTGGGCGGAACAATTGCCGGACCAAGTAAGTCATGCCTTCTCGAGCAGGGCGCATGGCACGTTACAGGAATGGCGGCGACTAATTGAGCAAATTCCTCAACTGTCTCCATCGCTGCGTGAACTGGTCGATTCCGTGCAGATTGGCCGAGAAGGCGATATTACGCAAGAGCAAAGACAGCTATTGGAACAGCAACTGAAGGTCCTGTGTCCCTGGCGCAAAGGACCTTATCGCTTGTTCGGCATAAATCTCGATACGGAATGGCGGTCCGACTGGAAATGGGATCGTTTAAAGAAAGGGATTAGCCCGTTAAGCGGCCGCCTGGTATTGGATGTCGGTTGCGGTAACGGCTACCATTGCTGGCGCATGCTGGGAGCGGGCGCCAGAATGGTGGTGGGAATCGATCCGACCTTGTTAAGCGTGCTGCAATTTCATGCTATCCGAAAACTGTATGGAGAGGCGCCGGTCTATGTTTTGCCTATTGGTATCGAGGCTGTGCCGGAAAAATGCAAAATTTTCGATACGGTTTTTTCCATGGGGGTTTTGTACCATCGCCGTTCGCCGATCGATCATTTGCTGGATTTGAAGAATTGTTTGCGGCCTGGCGGCGAGCTGGTGTTGGAAACATTGGTGATCGAGGGCAAAAAAGGTGAAACCCTGGTGCCGCAGGGGCGTTATGCCAATATGCGCAATGTCTGGTTTATTCCCAGTTGCGATACCTTGGCTGGTTGGCTGTTGCGTTGCGGCTTTACCAATGTGCGCTTGCTGGATGTCTCGAAGACGACATTCGAAGAACAACGCAGCACTGAATGGATGACTTTTTATTCCTTGCGGGACTTTCTCGACTCGGAAAACCCGACATTGACTATTGAAGGTTATCCGGCGCCGATTAGGGCGGTTTTTACCGCTAGCGTTGCTTAA
- the cmoA gene encoding carboxy-S-adenosyl-L-methionine synthase CmoA, with the protein MYPNKDSLYASPLGEIGAFKFDDKVVDVFPDMISRSVPGYSAIISAIGLLANRFCQDHSRCYDLGCSLGAATLSMRQQINAKECRIIAIDNSEAMVRQLRQVLAREEGGVDVEVQCADIRDVDLNDASVVVLNFTLQFIPLADRKALLSKVYQGMLPGGVLILSEKLRFSDNRQQELQTEMHHAFKKAQGYSDLEISQKRTALENVLIAETFAEHQQRLLEVGFSSVEVWFQYFNFASMIALK; encoded by the coding sequence ATGTATCCTAACAAAGATTCCTTATACGCCAGTCCGCTGGGCGAAATCGGTGCGTTTAAGTTCGACGACAAGGTTGTTGATGTCTTTCCCGACATGATAAGCCGCTCCGTCCCGGGCTATAGTGCGATTATTTCTGCCATAGGTCTATTGGCCAATCGTTTTTGCCAAGATCACAGCCGTTGTTACGATCTCGGTTGTTCGCTTGGAGCCGCGACATTGTCGATGCGCCAGCAGATAAACGCGAAGGAGTGCCGCATTATCGCCATCGATAACTCTGAGGCGATGGTGCGGCAATTGCGGCAAGTTCTGGCTCGGGAAGAAGGCGGCGTCGATGTCGAGGTGCAATGTGCAGATATACGGGATGTCGATCTTAACGATGCGTCGGTCGTGGTGCTGAATTTCACGTTGCAATTTATTCCGTTGGCCGACAGAAAAGCCTTGTTAAGCAAAGTTTATCAAGGCATGTTGCCCGGGGGCGTCTTGATCTTGTCGGAAAAACTGCGTTTTAGCGATAATCGGCAGCAGGAATTACAGACCGAAATGCATCATGCATTCAAGAAAGCCCAAGGGTACAGCGATCTGGAAATCAGTCAAAAGCGGACGGCCTTGGAAAATGTATTGATTGCGGAAACGTTCGCCGAGCATCAACAACGCTTGCTCGAGGTCGGGTTTAGCAGCGTCGAAGTTTGGTTTCAGTATTTCAATTTTGCATCGATGATCGCGCTGAAATAA
- a CDS encoding MlaC/ttg2D family ABC transporter substrate-binding protein, whose translation MKFKQYTQVFLLAFVGLLLISTARAADLAAPQLAIENASNKLKERLQDKSFSKDFKQITVFVEDVIYPHVDFNRISSLVLGKLWRKASAEEKTRFKQEFQTLLVRTYSRAFVEFKDWSVRYLPLDIKNGDRKVIVKTEILQPGIQPIAVNYRMLLTKGQWKVYDIIIEGVSLVTNYRTSFKNEVQRTGSLQAVIDQLAKRNNEALAAKEHS comes from the coding sequence ATGAAATTTAAGCAGTACACACAGGTTTTTCTTTTGGCATTTGTTGGTTTGTTGTTGATATCGACGGCGCGTGCCGCTGATTTAGCGGCTCCGCAATTGGCAATCGAGAATGCCTCCAACAAACTGAAGGAACGTTTGCAGGATAAAAGTTTTAGCAAGGATTTTAAGCAGATTACCGTTTTTGTCGAAGACGTGATTTATCCGCATGTCGATTTCAATCGTATTTCTTCGTTAGTTTTAGGAAAGCTGTGGCGCAAGGCGAGTGCGGAAGAGAAAACCAGGTTCAAGCAGGAATTTCAGACTTTACTGGTAAGAACCTATTCCAGGGCCTTCGTCGAATTTAAGGATTGGTCGGTGCGTTATTTGCCGCTGGACATCAAAAATGGCGATAGAAAAGTGATCGTCAAGACCGAAATTTTACAGCCCGGTATTCAACCGATTGCCGTCAATTACCGCATGCTGTTGACCAAGGGGCAATGGAAGGTCTACGACATCATTATCGAAGGCGTGAGTTTGGTGACCAATTATCGCACAAGTTTCAAGAACGAAGTTCAACGCACCGGTTCGTTACAAGCGGTCATCGACCAGCTCGCCAAACGCAATAATGAAGCATTGGCGGCGAAAGAGCATTCCTGA
- the hemB gene encoding porphobilinogen synthase — translation MEKQLHNTTIFPAIRMRRMRFQAFSRRLMQENALSVDDLIYPVFVIEGQDKTENIPSMPGIQRKTIDLLLEEADFLVRLGIPAIALFPVVAADKKTANAEEAYNPEGLAQRCVRALKATFPELGVITDVALDPFTSHGQDGLVDEQGYVINDETVEVLCKQALSHAEAGADIVAPSDMMDGRIGAIRQTLEVNNHINTRILAYSAKYASSFYGPFRDAVGSAANLGAGNKYSYQMDPANSDEALREIELDLQEGADMIMIKPGMPYLDIVRRAKEHFGAPTFAYQVSGEFAMLKAASMNGWLDEKQVVLESLLSFKRAGCDGILTYYAKTVAEWLAEQSNQ, via the coding sequence ATGGAAAAACAGTTACATAATACCACCATTTTCCCCGCCATACGTATGAGACGAATGCGATTTCAGGCATTTTCACGCCGCTTGATGCAAGAAAACGCACTCTCGGTGGACGACCTGATTTACCCGGTCTTTGTCATCGAAGGACAGGATAAAACCGAAAATATTCCCTCCATGCCCGGCATCCAACGCAAAACGATCGACTTACTGCTCGAGGAAGCCGATTTCCTGGTCCGCTTGGGCATTCCGGCCATCGCTTTGTTTCCGGTGGTTGCCGCCGACAAAAAGACCGCCAACGCGGAAGAAGCTTATAATCCGGAAGGTCTAGCCCAGCGCTGCGTTCGAGCCCTGAAAGCCACTTTCCCGGAACTGGGCGTCATTACCGATGTCGCATTGGATCCCTTCACATCCCATGGACAGGACGGTTTGGTCGATGAGCAGGGTTATGTAATCAACGACGAAACGGTCGAGGTCCTATGTAAACAAGCCCTTTCCCATGCCGAAGCCGGAGCCGATATCGTAGCGCCATCGGACATGATGGACGGACGTATCGGCGCCATTCGGCAAACCCTGGAAGTCAACAATCACATCAATACCCGGATTTTGGCCTACTCCGCCAAATACGCCTCCAGCTTCTACGGCCCGTTTCGGGATGCCGTGGGTTCGGCCGCCAACCTCGGTGCAGGTAATAAGTATAGTTATCAAATGGATCCTGCCAACTCCGATGAGGCATTGCGTGAAATAGAGTTGGATTTACAGGAAGGCGCGGATATGATCATGATTAAACCCGGCATGCCTTATTTGGATATCGTCCGCCGAGCTAAAGAACATTTCGGCGCGCCAACGTTCGCTTACCAGGTCAGCGGCGAATTTGCCATGCTAAAAGCCGCCTCAATGAACGGCTGGCTGGACGAAAAACAAGTCGTACTGGAATCCCTGCTGTCTTTCAAACGCGCCGGTTGCGACGGCATACTGACTTATTATGCCAAAACTGTCGCCGAATGGCTGGCGGAACAATCCAATCAGTGA
- the aroE gene encoding shikimate dehydrogenase: MKKIDRYAVFGYPIKHSKSPRIHQLFAEQTGQKLVYTAREVPPESFNHALEQFLTGGGKGLNCTVPLKELAWQRADQLTERAHLSKAVNTLKLQDDGSLLGDNTDGVGLVNDLTVNHGIPLNNRRILILGAGGASRGIIGPLLEQKPERIVIANRTVGKAEQLAQEFSRAGNISGCGFEALRGLQFDLIVNATSASLSNELPPLAEGLLREAGSCYDLAYGNEDTAFVRWGQRQNAIQSLDGMGMLVEQAAEAFYLWRGLRPTTQSVIDLLNAERKGASVTS; the protein is encoded by the coding sequence ATGAAGAAGATTGATCGCTACGCGGTATTCGGTTACCCGATAAAACACAGCAAATCACCGCGTATTCACCAGTTGTTCGCCGAGCAAACTGGGCAAAAATTGGTTTACACCGCCCGGGAAGTGCCGCCCGAGTCATTTAACCATGCTCTCGAACAATTCCTGACCGGCGGAGGTAAAGGGCTAAACTGTACCGTTCCATTGAAGGAGTTGGCTTGGCAACGAGCGGATCAATTGACCGAACGCGCCCATCTCAGCAAAGCCGTCAATACCTTGAAACTTCAGGATGACGGCTCCCTGTTGGGCGACAATACCGACGGCGTCGGCCTAGTCAACGACCTGACTGTCAATCATGGTATCCCACTAAACAATAGGCGCATCTTGATACTGGGAGCCGGCGGGGCAAGCCGAGGTATCATCGGACCATTGCTCGAGCAGAAGCCGGAACGCATTGTGATCGCCAACCGCACCGTCGGCAAAGCCGAGCAATTGGCGCAAGAATTTTCTCGTGCCGGCAATATCAGCGGCTGCGGATTCGAGGCCCTGCGGGGATTACAATTCGATTTGATCGTTAACGCGACTTCGGCCAGCCTCAGCAACGAACTACCGCCTCTAGCAGAGGGGTTGTTACGTGAAGCTGGCAGTTGTTACGATCTCGCATACGGGAATGAGGACACCGCCTTCGTCCGCTGGGGACAGCGGCAAAACGCCATCCAAAGCTTGGACGGCATGGGCATGCTGGTGGAACAGGCGGCCGAGGCGTTTTATCTCTGGCGCGGGCTACGCCCGACTACCCAATCGGTTATCGACCTGTTGAATGCCGAAAGAAAGGGTGCGTCAGTAACTTCATGA